Proteins encoded together in one Phyllostomus discolor isolate MPI-MPIP mPhyDis1 chromosome 6, mPhyDis1.pri.v3, whole genome shotgun sequence window:
- the C6H11orf52 gene encoding uncharacterized protein C11orf52 homolog isoform X2, protein MGNRLCCGKSWSCPSIFQRKKKMGSQPRWTLKQQQQQKQNGTKGRDTTQYTCEPVLEQPVSQERSQGPRSEDSSLHYAVIQVCSHTQPRSAKEVKHLQLENATEYATLSFPQATPCYDSKNGTLV, encoded by the exons GAGCTGCCCATCAATTttccagaggaaaaagaaaatgg GGAGTCAACCAAGATGGACACTgaagcagcaacagcagcagaagcagaatgGCACAAAG GGACGTGACACAACACAATATACGTGTGAACCGGTATTGGAGCAGCCTGTGTCTCAGGAGAGGAGCCAAGGCCCCAGGTCAGAGGACAGCAGCTTACATTATGCAGTCATTCAAGTGTGCAGCCATACCCAGCCACGCTCTGCCAAGGAGGTGAAGCACCTACAATTAGAAAATGCGACAGAGTATGCCACCCTGTCCTTCCCCCAGGCCACACCCTGCTATGACAGCAAGAATGGGACCCTAGTGTGA